One segment of Candidatus Thorarchaeota archaeon DNA contains the following:
- a CDS encoding NOB1 family endonuclease, producing the protein MMDGLFVLDTGALLGTWTEARQDAQFLTTHSVIEELHNRPSRTRAQRLIDIDRLSIQDPLPEYLKKARTAACKTGDLTVLSDADVELLALGIWKDDQGSDVSIVSSDFALLNTAKSIGLSVEEIGKRMTHQIKWMLHCPGCGHQSSLSASRQCPVCGTEMKRIPRDRERI; encoded by the coding sequence ATGATGGATGGGCTTTTTGTACTCGATACTGGGGCGTTACTGGGTACTTGGACGGAAGCACGACAAGATGCACAGTTCCTTACAACTCATAGTGTGATTGAGGAGCTACATAATCGCCCAAGTAGAACAAGAGCTCAGAGGCTGATAGATATCGACAGATTATCTATTCAGGACCCTCTACCTGAGTATCTGAAGAAAGCACGAACAGCCGCTTGTAAAACTGGTGATCTTACTGTCTTATCAGACGCGGACGTGGAGTTACTTGCCCTAGGAATTTGGAAAGATGACCAAGGGTCAGATGTTAGCATTGTATCAAGCGATTTTGCTCTTCTCAATACTGCGAAATCGATTGGTTTGTCTGTAGAAGAAATCGGAAAGCGGATGACCCATCAAATCAAATGGATGCTTCACTGTCCTGGATGTGGACACCAGAGCTCCTTATCCGCATCACGACAATGTCCGGTGTGTGGTACGGAGATGAAACGGATACCAAGAGACAGAGAGCGGATATAG
- a CDS encoding secondary thiamine-phosphate synthase enzyme YjbQ produces MATQHETISVSTEGHCDMIDITNAVSKKVESSELQNGICTVFCPGSTGSVITIEYEEGLLEDFPATMERIAPKDEEYKHHLRWHDGNGHSHCRASTVGPSLTIPFVNKKLTLGTWQQIAFVDFDNKARNRTLEIMLIGE; encoded by the coding sequence TTGGCAACACAGCATGAAACAATCTCGGTTTCGACAGAAGGACACTGTGATATGATTGACATCACAAATGCAGTGAGCAAGAAGGTAGAATCCAGCGAACTTCAGAATGGGATATGTACAGTTTTCTGCCCGGGATCAACCGGCTCTGTCATAACGATTGAGTACGAGGAGGGTTTACTGGAAGACTTCCCTGCCACAATGGAACGGATTGCTCCCAAGGATGAAGAATACAAACATCATTTACGATGGCATGATGGTAATGGACATAGCCACTGTAGAGCCTCGACAGTTGGTCCATCGCTAACTATACCATTCGTGAACAAGAAGCTGACTTTGGGGACTTGGCAGCAAATAGCCTTTGTTGACTTTGACAACAAGGCCAGAAACAGAACTCTTGAGATAATGCTCATTGGTGAATGA
- a CDS encoding Gfo/Idh/MocA family oxidoreductase translates to MQRINVGLVGVGNIGNIHLISLAALKDSHLLDLDITALCDIDEEALDRAANLYDVPTTYGNYDDIVLDDDVDVIYVCTPTNRHSDIVKTAAEQEKDIFCEKPLAHSAPQARHLLGHVNGHNIRNGVGLVLRYDQLCLYAKQLIQDESLGKPMLAHIRDDQHFPIDYIYYSKWRGDKSIAGGGTLIEHSIHDLDLLRWLFGDVQDVFGRVSFFSEREVEDHASVTLTHTNGAVSTLDSLWHWIDRPNERFIELFFQEGYIAIDLGSDERYLKYHLKDERPARVSVEDANSVLLEELGLEEEELNKEQLQAITDVGPERYSALSYAFLKSVTEGEDTAPSFIDAIKAHQLVDAAYKSADNDRLITL, encoded by the coding sequence TTGCAAAGGATCAACGTGGGGTTGGTTGGCGTAGGCAACATTGGCAATATTCACCTCATCAGCTTGGCAGCCCTGAAAGATTCGCACCTTCTTGACTTGGATATTACTGCCCTTTGCGACATTGATGAAGAGGCGCTGGACAGAGCTGCTAATCTCTATGATGTACCAACAACGTATGGTAACTATGACGATATAGTCTTGGATGATGATGTGGATGTGATTTATGTCTGTACACCCACAAATCGTCATAGTGATATCGTGAAAACCGCTGCAGAACAAGAAAAGGACATATTTTGTGAGAAGCCATTAGCACATAGTGCCCCCCAGGCCCGACATTTGTTGGGTCACGTCAATGGGCATAATATCAGAAACGGTGTTGGTTTGGTTCTCCGATATGATCAGCTGTGTCTCTATGCGAAACAGCTTATCCAAGATGAGAGCCTCGGAAAGCCTATGTTGGCTCATATCCGTGATGATCAACACTTTCCTATTGATTACATCTACTACAGCAAGTGGAGAGGAGACAAATCAATAGCTGGAGGCGGGACACTGATTGAGCACAGTATCCATGATTTGGACCTGTTGCGATGGTTATTTGGCGACGTTCAAGATGTTTTTGGCCGAGTGAGCTTCTTTTCTGAACGCGAAGTCGAGGATCACGCCTCAGTAACTCTCACGCATACTAACGGTGCAGTAAGCACACTGGATTCCCTATGGCATTGGATAGACCGTCCTAACGAGCGTTTCATAGAACTGTTCTTCCAAGAAGGTTACATTGCTATTGACCTTGGTTCTGACGAACGTTATCTGAAGTATCATTTGAAGGACGAAAGACCAGCCAGAGTCTCTGTGGAGGATGCAAATAGCGTTCTCCTAGAAGAGTTGGGCCTAGAGGAAGAAGAACTGAACAAGGAACAACTTCAAGCAATTACAGATGTTGGTCCTGAGAGATACTCCGCTCTCAGCTATGCATTTCTGAAATCGGTAACGGAAGGTGAAGACACAGCTCCTTCCTTCATTGATGCCATCAAAGCACATCAGCTCGTTGATGCCGCCTACAAGTCAGCTGACAATGACCGGCTGATTACGCTTTAG
- a CDS encoding ribosomal protein L13e, with protein MSFEDSARPVVKSPGSENLRTGRGFSRKEISKAGLTVYEARSAGLVVDLRRRTEYSENVETIKQYTEG; from the coding sequence ATGAGTTTTGAAGATAGCGCCAGACCAGTTGTGAAATCCCCTGGCTCTGAGAATCTGAGAACAGGTCGAGGGTTCAGCCGAAAGGAGATTTCCAAAGCAGGGCTTACGGTATATGAAGCTCGCTCCGCAGGTCTCGTTGTTGATTTACGACGACGAACTGAATACTCTGAGAATGTGGAAACGATAAAACAATACACAGAAGGATAG
- a CDS encoding proteasome assembly chaperone family protein, with translation MSEECEAKALGAPSAKMVQTEELDMEEPLLVCGFPSAGVVGTIAANTIMEQLDMKEVAHLRSRHLPSAAVFFDGRLRHPFRVYASKNENLLVLTTELPIAEEGMYEVSSAILDWAAGVGVRETVILDGIPVQGIPSKRKVLYATEEEKLQEFEADDNIAMLQKGIITGIAGSILSETLCRPMVGFAFLTPAIAVVPDPEAAALLLETLNRHYEIDIDTADLKESAENIRKKMREMAEQVEGMRRKQPGVEHPGFDRIYA, from the coding sequence ATGAGTGAGGAATGTGAAGCCAAGGCCCTAGGTGCACCCAGTGCAAAAATGGTACAGACTGAAGAACTCGATATGGAGGAACCACTGCTGGTATGTGGTTTTCCATCAGCAGGAGTCGTTGGGACTATAGCTGCAAACACCATAATGGAACAACTAGATATGAAAGAAGTTGCCCATCTTCGTTCCAGACACCTTCCATCAGCAGCCGTATTTTTTGATGGTAGACTGAGACATCCATTCAGAGTATACGCAAGCAAGAATGAGAATCTACTTGTATTAACGACGGAGCTCCCCATTGCCGAAGAAGGGATGTATGAGGTTAGTAGCGCAATCTTGGATTGGGCTGCTGGTGTCGGCGTAAGAGAAACCGTAATACTGGATGGTATCCCCGTGCAAGGGATTCCATCAAAACGGAAAGTACTGTATGCAACTGAAGAAGAGAAGCTCCAAGAGTTTGAAGCCGATGATAACATCGCGATGCTCCAAAAGGGTATCATAACAGGCATTGCAGGCTCTATCTTATCAGAAACGCTTTGCAGACCAATGGTTGGATTCGCATTTCTAACACCGGCTATCGCCGTTGTGCCAGATCCTGAAGCTGCGGCTTTGCTCCTAGAGACCCTTAACAGACATTATGAGATAGATATCGATACAGCGGATCTAAAAGAGAGCGCTGAAAATATCCGGAAGAAAATGAGGGAAATGGCTGAACAGGTAGAAGGTATGCGCAGAAAACAGCCAGGTGTTGAACACCCAGGCTTCGATAGGATTTACGCCTAA
- a CDS encoding DUF72 domain-containing protein, with the protein MIEGLHIGTSGWSYKDDWKGIFYHSGSALLRQYLSYFDTAEINSTFYALPKPSFIRYLADAIPENKFFTAKLPRDVTHDHRLRLEGAAGEVLQRFFKLMEPLNNKLQALLIQLPPWKKSSMGNLETFLTALDESFRYAIEFRHRSWLEKKIWSLLEDYNIANVVVDEPKLPIDLRVSTDFTYVRWHGHGQNPWYDYLYSVEELKDWVPRLHELQEKTDSVLGYFNNHFAGNAPLNAFQMMKLLGEINKRQEMKLERMLQHTSLEQTSIDDF; encoded by the coding sequence ATGATTGAAGGTCTTCATATCGGAACAAGTGGTTGGTCTTACAAAGATGACTGGAAGGGTATATTCTACCATTCAGGCTCTGCGCTACTGAGGCAGTATCTCTCCTATTTTGATACCGCAGAGATTAACTCTACGTTCTATGCTCTTCCGAAGCCTTCCTTCATTCGATATCTTGCAGACGCAATCCCGGAAAACAAATTCTTCACTGCTAAACTGCCTAGGGATGTAACACACGACCATCGGTTGCGATTGGAGGGGGCGGCTGGTGAGGTTTTGCAACGTTTCTTCAAATTAATGGAACCATTGAACAATAAGTTACAGGCACTTCTCATTCAGCTGCCCCCGTGGAAGAAGTCCTCGATGGGTAATTTGGAAACTTTTTTGACTGCACTGGATGAATCCTTTCGATACGCCATAGAATTCCGCCACAGAAGTTGGTTAGAAAAGAAGATTTGGTCCTTGTTGGAAGACTACAATATCGCGAATGTTGTGGTAGATGAGCCAAAACTGCCAATCGACCTTCGTGTTAGCACAGATTTTACGTATGTCCGATGGCATGGCCACGGTCAGAATCCGTGGTACGATTATCTCTATTCGGTCGAAGAACTGAAAGATTGGGTTCCAAGACTTCACGAGCTTCAAGAAAAAACTGATTCCGTCTTGGGATATTTCAACAACCATTTTGCGGGAAATGCTCCTCTCAATGCTTTTCAGATGATGAAACTTTTGGGAGAAATCAACAAACGTCAAGAAATGAAATTGGAACGAATGCTCCAACATACTTCTTTAGAACAAACCTCTATTGACGATTTTTAG
- a CDS encoding glutamine synthetase — protein sequence MQDRIEYVEFRLADIYGQLKGMTVPCEPAKSVEELLNDPIMQKGTSVDGSSIAGLSRVESSDIRLQPEPATAVELPYSDARTAAVMCFVREKMVQDRETEYYPKDTRGRLHQVCEEQLKDNMQLMVKTEPEFYALTPEGQPFDEGQYADIYPKSPTQSYLLSLSNALRFVGMDLRVIHHEVGSGQQEIEISYSDARHMADTLLLFKNLTRAVALEQGIDVTFMPKPFEGEAGNGLHCHLQLWEGGDNLFGSDDSGSLSETAKMFIAGLLEHAPAITAIANPTVNSYKRLVPHQEAPVYISWGDRNRTALIRIPLFKDKNDAAIEFRSPDPSTNPYLLFSALIAAGMDGIEKELEAPTPVSRDVFRMSDAEREKIGIGSLPSTLGSALDHLEEDEAITQAIGDEIAEEFITLKRNEWLDYVNRSVTDFEWRHYREA from the coding sequence TTGCAGGATAGGATTGAATACGTAGAGTTCCGCTTAGCTGATATCTATGGACAGCTCAAGGGTATGACTGTACCTTGTGAACCAGCAAAATCTGTTGAAGAACTCCTGAACGATCCAATAATGCAGAAGGGCACTAGCGTGGATGGTAGTTCCATTGCAGGACTTTCAAGGGTAGAATCCTCTGATATACGTCTGCAGCCAGAGCCTGCTACAGCTGTGGAGCTACCCTATTCCGATGCTCGTACTGCAGCAGTAATGTGTTTTGTCAGGGAAAAAATGGTTCAGGACAGAGAAACCGAATACTACCCTAAAGATACCCGCGGTCGGCTTCATCAAGTTTGTGAAGAACAATTGAAGGACAATATGCAGCTCATGGTCAAGACGGAACCTGAGTTCTACGCATTGACACCAGAAGGACAACCTTTCGATGAAGGACAATATGCCGATATCTATCCAAAAAGCCCAACTCAATCGTATCTTCTCAGTCTTTCCAATGCGCTAAGATTCGTAGGCATGGACTTACGCGTCATTCATCACGAAGTTGGTTCAGGTCAACAAGAGATCGAAATCAGCTACAGCGATGCGAGACATATGGCGGATACACTGCTTCTCTTCAAGAATCTCACTAGGGCTGTGGCACTTGAACAAGGAATAGATGTGACTTTCATGCCAAAACCATTTGAAGGGGAAGCAGGAAACGGATTACATTGTCACCTTCAGCTGTGGGAAGGTGGAGACAATCTTTTTGGTTCGGATGATTCAGGTAGTCTTTCAGAAACAGCCAAGATGTTCATCGCGGGTCTACTTGAACATGCCCCAGCGATCACTGCAATTGCAAATCCAACTGTAAATTCGTATAAGCGACTTGTACCACATCAGGAAGCACCAGTGTATATCTCATGGGGTGACAGAAATCGTACAGCATTAATCAGAATTCCACTATTCAAGGACAAGAATGATGCTGCCATAGAATTTAGATCTCCAGACCCCTCGACAAATCCGTATCTCCTATTCTCAGCGCTTATTGCAGCTGGTATGGACGGTATAGAAAAGGAACTGGAAGCACCCACACCCGTATCAAGAGATGTATTCAGAATGTCTGACGCAGAGCGGGAAAAGATTGGTATCGGTTCTCTACCTTCGACGCTGGGATCTGCACTTGATCACCTAGAAGAGGATGAAGCTATTACGCAGGCTATTGGTGATGAAATTGCAGAAGAGTTCATTACCCTGAAGAGGAATGAGTGGTTGGATTACGTGAACCGCAGTGTGACCGATTTCGAATGGCGACATTATAGAGAAGCCTAG
- a CDS encoding carbohydrate kinase family protein, whose translation MTRLEVDELLRILSDSFDFGRPVVLPDFFVDHFVVYPSYSEFIEGLNRLAAQGGGNLMETEQFIRRGGNAVNTASALLALGVSPHLIVKTSRWGKVLMKTLVHPDLELGHVHTGGRLSHTVSIETTHNQRNVNLMVSDSGAAADFRFSDLTSEDLECIFTSPLVALVCLNHNRRAPDLAEELYSAIREHSDALTFMDMGDPSSNPSIVEPLVERVLLKGLVDVLSANENEICYFADNLPSSDLDWMNAKNDQSKWLKAARLVASECGVRVDLHTPYYSASVTPSSEISVPAFEVKSQVSCGAGDAWNAGSIVGTLLGLDPKRRLLLANSVAALYVKSPTTEHPLLSDVISFLQNPPPMQEPIRKAT comes from the coding sequence GTGACAAGGCTGGAAGTTGATGAGTTACTGCGAATTTTATCTGATTCCTTCGATTTTGGTCGCCCAGTTGTATTGCCCGATTTTTTTGTGGATCACTTTGTAGTCTATCCTTCATATAGTGAATTCATAGAAGGCTTGAATCGCTTGGCAGCTCAAGGTGGAGGGAATCTCATGGAGACCGAGCAGTTCATCCGCCGGGGAGGGAATGCGGTCAATACTGCTTCTGCGTTATTGGCACTTGGTGTTTCGCCCCATCTTATTGTAAAAACGAGTAGATGGGGAAAGGTGCTTATGAAAACTCTTGTTCATCCAGACCTTGAATTGGGCCACGTTCACACAGGCGGCAGGCTTTCACACACGGTATCAATTGAAACAACCCATAACCAACGAAATGTCAATCTAATGGTGAGCGATAGTGGGGCTGCAGCTGATTTTCGATTTAGTGACCTGACGAGTGAGGACCTTGAGTGTATCTTTACAAGCCCGCTTGTGGCGCTTGTTTGTCTAAACCACAATCGTAGGGCACCTGATTTGGCTGAAGAACTCTATAGTGCTATTAGAGAACACTCCGATGCGCTGACTTTCATGGATATGGGTGATCCTTCTAGTAATCCATCCATTGTTGAACCGCTTGTCGAACGCGTGCTACTGAAGGGACTCGTAGATGTTCTGAGTGCAAATGAGAATGAAATCTGCTATTTTGCTGACAATCTACCCTCAAGTGATCTTGATTGGATGAATGCTAAGAACGATCAGAGCAAGTGGTTGAAGGCCGCCAGATTGGTCGCTTCTGAGTGTGGAGTTCGAGTTGATTTACATACTCCTTATTACAGCGCCTCTGTCACCCCCAGTTCGGAGATTAGCGTTCCTGCTTTTGAAGTGAAAAGCCAAGTCTCTTGTGGGGCCGGAGATGCTTGGAATGCTGGATCAATTGTTGGAACCCTCTTAGGTCTTGATCCGAAGCGGCGCTTGCTGTTGGCAAATTCGGTCGCAGCTCTTTATGTGAAATCACCAACTACTGAACATCCTTTGCTTTCTGACGTTATCTCTTTCCTTCAGAATCCCCCACCTATGCAAGAACCAATCAGAAAAGCTACTTAA
- a CDS encoding pyruvate ferredoxin oxidoreductase subunit gamma, whose translation MIQVRWHGRGGQGGVTSAELLAKAAYKDGYKGVQAFPHFGAERRGAPVRAFTRISDEPINVRSQVYEPDIVTVLDPTIIDLVEVSEGLKKDGKVIVNTQKEPDELGIKRGRIYTFDGTGIALKLGLLVSGLPVVNTPALGAFSKATGLIKLETIQEVIKENWPGKVGKRNAEGAALAYEDCSE comes from the coding sequence ATGATTCAAGTCAGGTGGCATGGTCGAGGTGGCCAAGGTGGCGTTACTTCTGCAGAACTTTTAGCCAAGGCGGCTTACAAAGATGGTTACAAAGGTGTGCAGGCTTTTCCACATTTCGGGGCTGAACGTCGAGGTGCACCTGTAAGGGCCTTCACGCGGATTTCAGACGAACCGATTAACGTTCGAAGCCAAGTATACGAGCCTGATATAGTTACGGTGCTTGACCCGACGATAATCGATTTGGTAGAAGTAAGTGAAGGCTTGAAGAAAGACGGAAAAGTCATAGTCAACACTCAGAAAGAACCCGACGAACTCGGAATTAAACGTGGAAGAATTTACACTTTTGACGGAACAGGCATTGCTCTGAAATTGGGATTGTTGGTTTCTGGACTCCCTGTTGTTAACACTCCTGCACTTGGTGCATTCTCAAAAGCCACCGGGTTGATCAAACTTGAGACCATACAGGAAGTAATCAAGGAGAATTGGCCCGGCAAAGTAGGAAAGCGTAACGCCGAAGGAGCAGCACTAGCCTACGAAGATTGCAGTGAATAA
- a CDS encoding NAD(P)/FAD-dependent oxidoreductase: MDEITIDEVNPSEYDAIIAGGGAGGLLTALSLTSEDMNVLVIEKQRHLGGVWHGYHVDGYRVDNGLHVITRVKRGAFTEFLREHLDPPPEFVLHDGWFFRVHDKVGTIPTSVGETLRWPLTPLRGRLTLARIGAKIKTMGLEEMKEYKDISFQEFMEKHNADNQVILDVMESAIYMAAGVPVEEASAYEALRTLKDTDKETSKLESLKKLLFGSDEYDEGYVIGGMLGIRQRVTDNIRGNYVLDTPVERIRIQDGKVRGIVAGGRNIKHERIVSNIPLWSMPNIVDTDDEHIHNYFQRWSDFRVTEGMTLWLGLDEVVIGDRKSRVIVHPRPATWIVSISSFDPSCAPEGKELLGLATIVIDDSPEELVERVKTDILAEYFPDVLDHIEMEHMQSSYATRAALIPGQTDLDRPGPRTPAKGLYIVGTDTAGSGVGLQQASRSAQGVKTALLDDL; encoded by the coding sequence ATGGATGAAATAACGATTGACGAAGTCAACCCATCAGAGTATGATGCTATTATCGCTGGTGGCGGGGCAGGTGGTCTCCTAACAGCCCTTTCATTGACATCGGAAGACATGAACGTACTTGTTATCGAGAAGCAACGTCACCTAGGTGGAGTTTGGCACGGATATCATGTTGACGGTTATCGTGTGGACAATGGTCTTCATGTAATTACTCGTGTCAAGAGAGGCGCTTTTACAGAGTTTCTCAGAGAGCATCTTGATCCGCCGCCCGAGTTTGTATTGCATGACGGATGGTTTTTCCGGGTCCATGACAAGGTTGGAACAATACCAACCAGTGTTGGTGAAACCCTACGGTGGCCCTTGACCCCCCTTCGCGGCCGTCTGACTCTGGCCAGAATAGGTGCAAAAATCAAGACAATGGGCCTTGAGGAAATGAAGGAATACAAGGATATCTCGTTCCAGGAATTCATGGAGAAGCATAACGCTGACAATCAGGTGATACTGGATGTCATGGAGAGTGCAATCTACATGGCAGCAGGTGTTCCGGTTGAAGAAGCATCTGCATACGAAGCCCTTAGGACTTTGAAGGATACAGATAAAGAAACCTCGAAGCTGGAATCGTTGAAGAAGCTTCTTTTTGGTTCTGACGAATATGATGAAGGATACGTTATCGGAGGAATGCTTGGCATCCGTCAGCGGGTTACAGATAATATCAGGGGCAACTATGTGCTTGATACCCCTGTAGAACGGATTCGCATTCAAGATGGGAAGGTAAGAGGCATTGTTGCTGGGGGGAGGAACATCAAACACGAACGAATTGTGAGTAATATTCCCTTGTGGTCTATGCCTAACATAGTAGATACTGACGATGAACACATACACAATTACTTCCAACGGTGGAGCGATTTCAGAGTAACCGAGGGGATGACTCTTTGGCTAGGTCTTGATGAAGTCGTCATCGGAGACCGAAAATCCAGGGTCATAGTCCATCCACGACCAGCGACATGGATTGTGTCGATATCTAGTTTTGACCCCTCGTGTGCTCCCGAAGGGAAAGAGCTCCTTGGATTGGCAACTATTGTAATCGATGACTCCCCCGAGGAACTGGTTGAGCGGGTGAAAACAGACATTCTGGCTGAATATTTCCCGGATGTTCTGGACCACATAGAGATGGAACATATGCAGTCTTCATATGCAACACGTGCGGCCCTTATTCCTGGACAGACGGATTTGGACCGACCTGGACCTAGAACGCCTGCAAAAGGACTCTATATCGTAGGTACAGATACAGCTGGAAGTGGTGTTGGGCTCCAACAAGCTTCTCGTTCGGCTCAGGGCGTGAAAACAGCTCTACTCGACGACCTCTGA
- a CDS encoding NAD(+)/NADH kinase — protein MIERNPQITSDQPAVGIVCKPGRPDTRKIAERIADFLISQDVALQVDEGSCVGIHSVAEERPISGFEADFVITIGGDGTILYTLSKLKDRETPLFCVNRGNVGFLTESSTTTAVSSLKKILHNDCIIDKNINLISGVGEREFGYALNEVYVASSIPGRLLTFQVYVDGVRIDYGRADGAMLSTPVGSTAYALAAGGSIVAPDVDGLIFVPVCPPRFELKSIVVSDDSTVELELVKSGAHGLAIIDGQRRLDVKPGEAVWIKKSDVITRFIRMSDNYYDRLNTRIVPRTL, from the coding sequence GTGATAGAGCGAAATCCCCAGATAACGAGTGACCAACCAGCTGTGGGAATAGTTTGCAAACCTGGTCGCCCTGATACACGGAAAATTGCAGAACGGATTGCCGACTTTCTGATATCACAAGATGTTGCCCTACAAGTGGATGAAGGGTCGTGTGTTGGGATACATTCTGTTGCGGAGGAGCGCCCAATCTCTGGATTTGAAGCGGATTTTGTTATCACGATTGGTGGTGATGGTACCATCCTCTATACACTTTCCAAGCTTAAGGATCGCGAAACTCCTTTATTCTGCGTGAATCGTGGGAATGTTGGTTTCCTAACAGAAAGCAGCACAACCACAGCTGTGAGTTCTTTGAAGAAAATACTGCATAATGATTGCATTATTGACAAGAATATCAATCTAATTTCCGGTGTTGGTGAAAGGGAGTTCGGATATGCCCTGAACGAGGTCTATGTTGCTTCATCTATACCGGGAAGACTGCTCACTTTTCAAGTGTACGTAGATGGCGTACGAATAGATTATGGACGAGCTGACGGGGCCATGCTATCTACGCCTGTAGGCTCAACAGCTTACGCACTTGCTGCAGGAGGCTCTATCGTAGCTCCTGATGTGGACGGCTTGATATTTGTTCCAGTCTGCCCCCCTCGTTTTGAACTGAAATCAATTGTTGTGTCTGATGATAGTACGGTTGAGCTGGAACTGGTGAAATCCGGGGCCCATGGGCTTGCCATAATTGACGGCCAGAGAAGGCTGGATGTCAAACCTGGAGAAGCAGTATGGATTAAGAAGTCAGACGTGATTACCCGCTTCATACGCATGTCTGATAACTACTATGACCGCCTCAATACCAGAATCGTACCCCGAACGTTATAG